The Kordia sp. SMS9 DNA window GATAGTGAAAATGCAGCATTAGATACTACTGAAACAGGAAGATTAGCAAACGTAACCTTAACATTATATATTGATGATGATGCTGATGGAAGAGTTGGAAGTGGAGATACAGTAATTGCAACAACAACTTCAGCAGCAGATGGAACATACTCATTCCTTAATATAACCGTTGAAAACACAGTAGTTGCTGTTACAGTTCCTCAAAATACAACGAACTACACATATACATTAACAACAGCTGCAAGAGTAGATACAAGCTCTATAAGTACTGATGTTACTGGCATTAACTTTGGAATCAACAAAGTAGCGGCTACTTTTGTTGTTTCTGGTAATGTATTTAGTGATGAAAATGCTGACGGAGTAAATGCTGCAACAGAAGCTGGATTAAATGGTGTAGTAATCAACTTATTCGATGACGTAAATGGAAACGGAAGAGTAGATAGAGGTGAACCATTCATTGCCACAACGACTTCTGATAGAAGTGGTAATTATCAATTTGGTGGAATTACAGCACCAAATGTAATTCTTCAAATGGTATTACCAACCAACACTCCACAGTTTACTTACATCGCAACGACACCAGTAAGTGTTGCAATAACTGGCGATGTTTCAACAACTGTAGACTTTGGTGTCAACAGACAATTAGTAGTTTTATACAATGTATCAGGTGTAATTTGGGATGATCAAAATGAAGATCAAATAAAAGACGCTAATGAAAATAAATTAGCAGGAATTGGAGTTACTCTTTTCCATGATGTCAATGCAAACGGAGCGTTAGATACCAATGATATCTCACAAAGCACTTTAGTAACCGATACAAACGGATACTACCAATTCACAGGAATCAACCTTAGAAATATATTGGTAGTTCCAACGATGCCATCTAACGGAACATTTACAACATTTAATACAAGAGCAGTTTCAAGTATCAGTACCGATGCTATTGATGTTGACTTTGGTATTAGCATTGCATCTTCATTATTTCAAGTAACAGGAATTGTATTTGATGACCAAAATGAAAATGGAATTCTTGATCTAGGAGAAAATCCTATTGATGGATTGCCAGTTGAAATTTATGCGGATACTGATGGCTCAGGAACACTAGATACAAACATAGATTTACTAGTAGCATTTACCCAAACATCAAACAGTGGGTTCCTAATTGAAGATCCTAACAACTACATAGTAGATTTTGTGCCTGGAGGTCAAACATTTATCAAATTGGTAGTTCCAGAAGATACACTTCTTGTAACATACACCATCACATTTGATCCAGATTCAGGAACAGCGGCACCAGACGGAGTATTTGCAACCTTAATGACGGCTAGTATATCAAATATCAATTTTGGACTTAAAATTACGGATTCTACCTCTGTATCAAGAGTAGCAAACGATGCAGACGTATTGTTTACGCAAGATGGAGCTCCAGAAGATGTATCAGACAGATTGCGATTATATCCAAACCCAACAGTACAACAAATTGCCATCAATGCAGAAGAGTTTGCAGGCGATGTTACTGTTGAGATTTACAATGATAGAGGATACAGAGTATTAACTACCACAGTAAGTCCATTTGGAAACGAAGCTAAAGTAGACGTTCAAAGGTTAGCGCCAGGAATGTATTACGCTAAATTCGGATCTAGAAACAAAGTTGCTAGTAAGAAATTCATCAAGAAATAATACATAGCAAGAATCTTATCAATCCAAAAAGAGTCGCTGTAAAGCGGCTCTTTTTTTATGTGAAGTTTAGATTGAAAAATCTATAGGACGAGAGTTCATTAGCTAAAAATTATAAGTGTGAAAACTCCGAGAAACCGAATCTACTACTGAACTTGATTCGCGCTACCATCTAATACGATTCAATTCCTATACGAAACTCAAATATTAGCGTATATTTGCATCAAAATAATTAGCATTATGTTTAGTGATCTCGCAAATACCATATTTCAAGAAAGCATTGAAAAATACCATATCATAGATGATGTAGACCAACCGTTTGAAAATCCGTATCCAAAAGATAAAATAGAACACTTATTGTACAGAAAAAATTGGATTGATACCGTGCAATGGCATTATGAAGACATCATTAGAGATCCAAACATCGATCCGGTAGCTGCACTAAAATTAAAACGATTGATTGATGCGTCTAACCAAGACAGAACCGATACTGTAGAATATGTAGATAGCTACTTTCTACAAAAATACAACGACGTTCAAGTAAAAGATGCTGCAACAATCAACTCGGAAAGTCCTGCGTGGGCCATAGATCGTTTGTCTATCCTAGCCTTAAAAATATACCACATGCAAGAAGAAGCAGCTCGTGAAGATGCTTCAGACGCACACAGAGCAAAATGCCAAGAAAAGTTAAACGTACTGCTAGAACAACGTGTAGATCTTTCTACCGCAATTGATCAACTCATCGCCGACATTGAAAGTGGCGACAAATACATGAAAGTCTACAAGCAAATGAAAATGTACAACGACGACGACCTCAATCCCGTATTATACAACAAAAACAAATAAAGGCGTTTTGCATAGCTAAACACTATGGAAAAAGCTGGCAAACATATTTTAGTCATACGACTCTCGGCCATGGGAGACGTGGCAATGACGGTTCCTGTCATCAATGCCATGGTTCGCATGCATCCCGAGGTGAAAATAACGGTAGTTTCGCGCGCTTTTTTCAAACCAATCTTTCAACACATTCCCAACGTATCTTTTTACGCAGCCGATGTCAAAGGAACACACAAAGGTGTTTTGGGACTTTTCAAACTATACAAAGAACTTAAAAAACTAAAAATTGATCTCGTAGCAGATATGCACAATGTCTTGCGATCCAAACTGTTGCGTTTTTACTTTTCGTTTGGCAAATACAACATAGCTTCCATTGACAAAGGCAGAGCGGACAAAAAAGCATTGACCAAAGCAGAAGGCAAAGTTTTCAAACAACTCAAAACGACACACGAGCGATATGCGGATGTTTTTACAAAACTAGGATACAGTTTAGAGTTTACAAAAGAAGATGTATTACCGCAGCTAAAAATGACGGAAAACATCGCTGAGTTCATTGGGAAGTCTACAAAAAAATGTATTGGCATTGCACCTTTTGCTGCTTTCGCGGGAAAAACCTATCCAGCATCACAAATGGAAGTGGTAATTTCAAAACTAAATGCAACCAATCAATATACAATTATCCTTTTTGGTGGTTCAGCAGATGCAACACAACTATCTACATGGCAAGAAACGTACGAACACGTACAAAGTTGTGCAGGTGTATTTTCTTTTGAAGAAGAACTCAAGCTGATTTCCAACCTAGATCTCATGCTTTCTATGGATTCGGGAAACGCACATTTGGCGGCAATGTTTGGCAGAAAAGTAGTTACAATATGGGGCGTAACACATCCGTATGCTGGCTTTTACCCATTTGGGCAACCTGAAGAATACGCCTTATTAGCAGACCGATCAACATATCCACTATTGCCAACGTCTATCTACGGAAACAAATATCCAGAAGGCTACGAAAACGTCATGCAAACCATTACGCCTGAAGCGGTTTTTGATAAAATTTTGGATGTAGTTTAACATTAATCATATAATTATATTAAATTGATTTTTAAGCATTTATGCCAAATCGAGCATTATTGAAATCTAAATATATTTTGATTGAAAATACTTAGCGAAGCTATCGAGATTCAATCGAAACTTTAGTTTTTTAACTGTTCTCATAAGCGACGTTCGGTAGCTACGATAATGCTTAAACAAGAAAGCCCTGAGATTAAATATCACAGAGCTTTCAAGAGAATTATAACTACTTTAAATTACTTTTTTATCAATTTTTTAGTCGTAGTACCTTCATCGGCAGTTAGTTTTATAAAATAAGTGCCAGCATTTAAGTAAGATACATCAACACTTATGGTATTCGTTGTATTTTTAAGATGTACCGTATTGACCAATCGCCCTGTAATATCATAAACTTCAAGCTTTTGTAAAGCAAGATTATTGTCGTTTACTACTGTAATTTGACGCGTTGCAGGGTTAGGATAAAGGGTTAAGTTACTTATGTCTACGTCAAAATCTGTAACATCTAATGTTGATGCATCTGTTTCATAAGCACCAACATCAATAGCACTATCTTGTATTCTTATTTGCCCAGTAATATCTGTAGCTTCTGTGTTTAAACTACTATTACCCGCATCAATAAGTACACTATTTGCTGCTGGCACTAAACCATCGTCTTCGGTTCCTAACAGGTTATCGACACCATCTATGTCTGCACTGTTGGTAAATGGGTCTGTTGTTAAAAGGGTAAAGCCAGCATCTGTAAAATCTTCAGAAAAATTATTAGTTCCTGTGATGGTACCACCAGAAACATTTTCTATGTCTGTGCTATTATTATATAATACACTATTATTCAATGTTGCAGAAGCACTAAGAGCATTACGTATACCACCACCAGCAGATGTTGCTCTATTTCCATAAAAAGTACTGTTAGTTATACTTGGCGAAGCACCTCCATTATATAACGCGCCACCAGTTGGGCATAAATTAAAAGCAAAAACAGCATTAATTAATTGAGGAGAAGCACTCTCATTATACATTCCACCGCCTCTAAAACTAGCTCTATTACCAACAAATACAGTATTCGTTACAGTTACAGAAGAAGCAACATTGCTCATTCCACCGCCACTATTGCCTGAAAAATTTTGGCCGCTGTAAGTGATGGACCCACCATTAGCAAAACCTCTTTGAAATATAAACCCATCTATTAGTGCAGCGTTACTTAAACCTGTAGTTATCATTACGTGGTAGGCATTTTCGGTATTGTTAGTAATACTTAAGTTAGAACCAGCTCCTGCTATGACATCATCTCCATTAAAATCTCCACTTAAAATACTAGGATTGTTATACTCTTGAGTATCTGTAGTTGGGTTATAACTTCCTTTGATAATTACATCACTATCTAAGTGAAAAGCATTGTTTCTGTCGGTGGCAGTAGTTGCACTACCATCTGGTTTTTCTGTAGGTAAGTAGATGCCAGACGCTACACGTATTTCGGTAATAGTAGCACAAATAATCGCTTGGTCTATAGCTTGTTGTAAATCTGTAAAGGCATTTGCCCACGAAGAACCATCTTGTGTCCCACTCGTAACCGAGGCATCTACATACATAACATTAGAACTCGGACAAGGCTTTGTTTCATAAGCTCCGACATCTATAGTATTATTTTTTATACGTAGATTCCCTGTAATATCTAAAACTTCTGTATTTAAGCTACTATTACCAGCATCTACAAGTACACTATTTGCTGCTGGCACTAAACCATCGTCTTCGGTTCCTAACAGGTTATCGACACCATCTATGTCTGCACTGTTGGTAAATGGGTCTGCTGTTAAAAGGGTAAAGCCAGCACCTGTAAAATCTTCAGAAAAATTATTAGCGCCTAAAATAGAACCAGAAGAGGTGTTATCTATATCCGTAGTATTACCATAGAAAACAGTATTGTTTAAATTAGCTGATGAAGGGTTAGAGCCATTACCGATACCTCCTCCAGATGAGGTTGCTCTATTTCCATAAAATGTGGCGTTAGTAATGTTTAAGGAAGCACTATTGGAAATTCCACCACCAAAAGAAGCAGTGTTAAAAGCGAACACAGTATTGGTTAATGATAGGGAGGCATTGTTACCATTTAGAATGCCACCACCACCAAGAGCCGAATTGCTGGTAAACACCATATTTGTGAGTGAAGGAGAAGATTGCCTATTTTGCAATCCACCTCCGTTATTACGGAAAAAAAGCACACTATTATATGTATATCCTTGCACTAGATTGGCGTTTCCTCCTTTAATAGTAAATCCATCTATTATAGTAGCGTTGCTTAGATTTACGCTAATAAATACACTATACACATTCTCGTCATTGCCTGTAATAGTTAATGTGTTTCCACTACCAGTTATCACATCATTTCCACTGTAATCACCACTTAAAATACTTGGATTGTTATACTCTTGAGTATCTGTAATTGGGTTATAACTTCCTTTTAGGATGATATTTGTATCTAAATGAAACGCGTTGTCTCTATTCGTTGCTGTGGTTGAACCACCAACAGGTTTTTCTGTAGGGAAATAGATGCCAGACGCTACACGAATTTCGGTTACATTAGCACAAATGGCTAAGTCTAAAGCTGGTTGTAAGTCTGTTAAGGCATTTGCCCACGAAGAACCATCTGCCATTCCACCAGTCACAGCAGCGTCTACATAGATAATACTGTTAAAAACTGCGCATGGAGTTCTCTCGTAAGCACCAACATCAATGGCGCTTTCGTTGATTCTAGCTTGCCCAGTAATATCTATTGTTTGTGTATTTACACTACTATTGCCAGCGTCTATAAGTGGACTGCCAGCTGCAGGTACCAAACCATCATCTACAGTACCTAGCAGGTTATCTACTCCATCTGGATCTGCACTATTGGTAAATGGATCTGTCGTCAAGGTTGTAAAACCTGTTTGTGCAAAGTTTTCAGAAAAGTTGTTAGCTCCTGATACAGAACCCGAAGCTGAGTTTTCGATATCGGTGCTGTTTCCATATAATACAGTATTCTCAATAATCGTAGGGGAAGTATTCACAATATTACGCATTCCACCACCATTTGCAGAAGCAAAATTACCATAGAAAGTGCCATTAATGATGCTAGGTGAAGATGAATCATTATACATTCCACCTCCTAATTGTGCTGAATTAAAAGTAAACACAGTATTTGTAAGCAAGGAAGAATTTAATAAATTGTACATACCACCACCTGAAAAAACGGCTGAATTACCAGAAAAGGTTATGTTGCTTAAGCTTGGGGAAGAGGTATCATTATACATTCCACCACCATACCCAGCAAAAAAACTTTTACCACTATAGTTAATAGAAACGGACGAACTATTAGCATTTCCGCCTTCGATGTTAAGTCCATCTATGACTGTGGCATTGCTTAAGCCAGTAGTTATAAAAACGTGATAGGCATTTTCTGAATTGTTGGCAATAGTTAAGGAAGCACCAGCTCCTGTTACAATATCATTTCCATTAAAATCGCCACTTAAAATACTGGGATTGCTATACTCTTGAATATTTGTACTTGGGTTGTAACTTCCTTTGATAATTACATCAGTATCTAAATGAAAGGCGTTGTTTCTGTCGGTTGCTGAAGTTGTTGTACCGTCTGGGTGCTCCGTAGGCAAGTAGGTACCAGAGGCTACACGTATTTCGGTTACATTGGCACAACTTGTGGCTAGGTCTATTGCTGGTTGTAAATCTGTAAAGGCATTTGTCCATGAAGCACCATCTCCTGTCCCTGTAGATGCGGCATCTACGTATACTGTGTCAAAATTATCTGCTACTACGGTAACAATAGAGGAACAGAATCTTTCTTCCCCTGAAGAACTCAATGCTCTATAACTAAACACAGTAGATCCTATTGGCAAGAAAGAGGTACCTACAGGACCACCAATTTGGGTAACAGTAACTGTTTCGCAAATTTGTGTAGCGGTTACTATTGGCGGTGTATATAGTATGCCAGCATCGCAATTAGCAATAAGTGTTAGAGGTAAACAACTGCCTGTATTAAATTCTATGGGTGATATTTCAACAGTTATTGTCGCTGTACAGGTAGATTCGTTACCAGCCTCGTCTACAACTCTTAAAGTTACAGGGTTATCACCAATACTACCACAGCCAAGAAGTATATCGGTCGTAAATCCAGATGCTCCAAAGAAAAGGGAAAGATCTCCACCTGCATTATCAAAACTACCATCGTTAATGGCACTAACGGGAACCGATATTATCGGAGTTCCGGTATTTGGTAACGTTACTGTAATGTCTTTACATATTGCTGTAGGTGGAGTTGTGTCGCCTATTGCAGAAAGACTAAATGCCATATTGTTGAAGTTCCAATCTGGTACAGCGAGGTTACATCCTGAAGAAGTAATATTGGGACCACAAAGAGTTATTCCTCCATTTCCCAAAAATGGATCTGCACCTACGGTTACAGGAACATTACCCAACACAAAAACATTTGCATTACTCACAGCTTGAAACATTACGGTGATTTCATCATCTACAGGATATAAATTTGCTTGTGTTGGATCTATATTTAGATCAACGGTATATGCTCCAGAAGCAGGAGGCGTATAAGAGATACTACCTTCAAGAAGAAGATTGTTTCCTTCAGTACAAGGAGAACCTGATACACCGGTAGCTGCACATTGATCAAATATAGATACATAAAGCGTTACAGGTTGCAAAGCATCACCAGGGTTGTGGAATAAGTTAACCGTAATATTTGTAAGCAATCTATTTGTACCATCAAGAGTTACAACATCTCCAATCCTAGTAGCGTCGTTTTTATTAGGAGCGCTTATAGGAATCGCTAAAACAGATCCAGAAGCAGCAGTTGCTTGGTATATTACTGCTTCAGTCATTTCTGTTTGGTAAGCACTAGTAGCTCCATTAGATATGGTTGTTGCATTTTCAATAGTTACGTGTTCATTTTGTTGCATTCCATTAGTTATTGGAACAATATTTTGACTTTGTACAAGAGGACCTACAAGTACTAACAGCAATAGGATTTTAATTGAGATACTCTTTTTAGGGGTATTTGTTTTCATAATACAGGAGTTATAATTTCAACTGTAAAATTAGAGGTCTTAAAGAGTATTTAAAATACGTAATCAGCGCAAATATTACGTAGGATACGTAGTTTACTGAATCGTTATTGCGTAGAAAAGAGCGTTAAAAGAATTTGAGATACTTGCTTTGCTTTACAGTGATAAAAGAATCTCTTTATGTTCTTTTGCCCATTGAGATAAGGTATCAGCAGCAGGATCTAAGTCCAATTTGAGTATAATGTTAGTACGGTGTTTTTGTACAGTTCTTGGGGAGACTTTTAAAATTTCTCCCACTTCCGTAGAATTTTTACCTTGAGAGATCAATCTGATAATCGTGCGTTCCGAAGGTGTTAATTGTGCTACTTTTTTAAGTTCATTATCCACTACTTTTTCAAAATTAGATTCAAAAGAGTTGCTAAAGTAGATATCTCCATTCATGACAGCATTGATACAGTTTTCAATTTCCTCAATACTATCTTCTTTTAGCAAATAGCCATCAATACCTACTTTCTTTGCTTGTATCACAAAACTTTTTTGCTTGTGATAGGACATTATGATAAACTTAGTTTTTAGTTTCTCTATTGTTTTGCAATGTTTAATAACCTCAAAACCATTCAGTAATGGCATTTCTATATCTAAAATAGCGATTTCGGGTTGTAGGTTGGCAATACTATCTACTGCGGCAGCACCATTTTCTAGCGCAGCTTCAACGGTGTATCCTGCATGCTGTAACTCTTGTAATAGACCATTGCGCATAATTGGATGGTCTTCGGCAATTATAATAGTAATGTTTTTTTTCAGCATAATTTTTCAGCTTTCTTCTATGCAAAATAGATTTTTATTTTAATAAATAATTAAGTTTTCTACGAAGTAAACATGAACTAAAGCACAACTTTTATGCTTGTATTAGTCCCTCTGTTTAGTTGTGAATCTATATTTAATTTTGCATTGATGATTTTAGTGCGCTCCAATAAGGACTTCATTCCTAAACTCTTGGAGGATGCTATTTTTTTAGAATATTCAAACCCTTTGCCATCGTCTTTGATACGAATCAAAATAGTATTCTTTTCTTTTGTAATGGTTAGGAAAACAGTATTAGCATTTGCATGTTTTAAGGTATTATGGAGTGTTTCTTGAATAATTCGATACAAATGTAACGCCTGATCTTTGGTGATGAACGTATCAATATTTTCAATGTCGCTCGTAAAAAATATATCTGAGTTTTCATCAATAGTGCTCACTAAATCTTCAACTGCTGCCGTAAAACCCAATCGCTCTAAAACAATAGGATGTAGCCCTTGTGATATCGTACGCACAGTATCTAGCGTATCCTTCGCAAGATTTTCTAACATAGGATCGTTGTAGTTTTTAGAGCGCCTTGTTAATAGCATCAATTGTTGTCCTACACCATCATGAAGTTCTTTTGCTACGCGACCTCGTTCTTCTTCTTGCGTGTTCAAAATATCTTGCGTAAAATTTTCTTGTAATTTTTGTTTTTTACGAGCAAAATTTCGAGAGCGTATTACCCATACAAAAGCAAAAACAGCTAACAGTCCCAGTCCGCCAAAAAACAGCCATTGGTTTTTAACTTTGTTTTCAGCATCTAATAATGCAATATTTACTTGTTGATTTTTAATGGTTAAATCGCGCTTTTCAGTTTCATAAATCGTTTGATAATAGACCAACTGATTTTTTAAAGAATTTTCTTTGGTATCATTCAAATATTTTAAAACAAAATAATCTTGTTCTTTAGCCTTGACAGTTTGTCCAGAAGCTGTGTAAATTAGTGCTAATAGTTCATGCGCTTCTTGCAAAATTTCTTTAGAATTAAAAGATTCTGAAAGTTTTAATTTTTCTAAAGCAAATTTTTCTGCGGCATCATAATTTTTTAAAGCATATTGATGATATGCTTGTACTTCTAAAAATAATATCTTGTGAAAAACACTATTTTTAAATTTTGGAAAAATCTCCTTTATCTTTTCAAAATAGGTGCTTGCAAGTGCTGCTTTATCTTGTTGGGAAGCAAAAACGACATAGCCGTGATAGCATAAAAATGTATAATGGTCTATATTTAAAAGTGCTGCATTTGCCAAAGCTTTGTCTA harbors:
- a CDS encoding SdrD B-like domain-containing protein; protein product: MKKITLNALVMLFACLTLNAFNSPTNEASKSPIAENISEDNASDTVDLNGFLFEFLGVQYNLNGTSTWTYKVTGVGARRNLSHWKLKLFDEHNVTTSSPNTWEVHVDPHFEYYGIKWDSSVHKNGGVKTFSFTLNGWYDVGDVDFGYKAGRKLFHGIIHGPTNLSTTSISGTVFNDTNANGIQDGVEGFLPNVQINLYNDTNGNGLIDAGEPVLETTTTDGVGGYIFDNTSALHIIVEAVPPSNTADFSYQATTPSIITRFLTINDVMNVDFGIKRSQIAFYNISGVVYDDNNQNGMNESEVGLSAVVLKMYNDTNANGTLDAGELQVATTTTDANGAYIFAQVMYTHVIIEVVVPGNSSSFDYIATTDTQEAITMLNQNIIDVNFGIFKVQQADYNVFGTVYDDDSENAALDTTETGRLANVTLTLYIDDDADGRVGSGDTVIATTTSAADGTYSFLNITVENTVVAVTVPQNTTNYTYTLTTAARVDTSSISTDVTGINFGINKVAATFVVSGNVFSDENADGVNAATEAGLNGVVINLFDDVNGNGRVDRGEPFIATTTSDRSGNYQFGGITAPNVILQMVLPTNTPQFTYIATTPVSVAITGDVSTTVDFGVNRQLVVLYNVSGVIWDDQNEDQIKDANENKLAGIGVTLFHDVNANGALDTNDISQSTLVTDTNGYYQFTGINLRNILVVPTMPSNGTFTTFNTRAVSSISTDAIDVDFGISIASSLFQVTGIVFDDQNENGILDLGENPIDGLPVEIYADTDGSGTLDTNIDLLVAFTQTSNSGFLIEDPNNYIVDFVPGGQTFIKLVVPEDTLLVTYTITFDPDSGTAAPDGVFATLMTASISNINFGLKITDSTSVSRVANDADVLFTQDGAPEDVSDRLRLYPNPTVQQIAINAEEFAGDVTVEIYNDRGYRVLTTTVSPFGNEAKVDVQRLAPGMYYAKFGSRNKVASKKFIKK
- a CDS encoding response regulator transcription factor, which encodes MLKKNITIIIAEDHPIMRNGLLQELQHAGYTVEAALENGAAAVDSIANLQPEIAILDIEMPLLNGFEVIKHCKTIEKLKTKFIIMSYHKQKSFVIQAKKVGIDGYLLKEDSIEEIENCINAVMNGDIYFSNSFESNFEKVVDNELKKVAQLTPSERTIIRLISQGKNSTEVGEILKVSPRTVQKHRTNIILKLDLDPAADTLSQWAKEHKEILLSL
- a CDS encoding DUF4254 domain-containing protein, with translation MFSDLANTIFQESIEKYHIIDDVDQPFENPYPKDKIEHLLYRKNWIDTVQWHYEDIIRDPNIDPVAALKLKRLIDASNQDRTDTVEYVDSYFLQKYNDVQVKDAATINSESPAWAIDRLSILALKIYHMQEEAAREDASDAHRAKCQEKLNVLLEQRVDLSTAIDQLIADIESGDKYMKVYKQMKMYNDDDLNPVLYNKNK
- a CDS encoding glycosyltransferase family 9 protein; the protein is MEKAGKHILVIRLSAMGDVAMTVPVINAMVRMHPEVKITVVSRAFFKPIFQHIPNVSFYAADVKGTHKGVLGLFKLYKELKKLKIDLVADMHNVLRSKLLRFYFSFGKYNIASIDKGRADKKALTKAEGKVFKQLKTTHERYADVFTKLGYSLEFTKEDVLPQLKMTENIAEFIGKSTKKCIGIAPFAAFAGKTYPASQMEVVISKLNATNQYTIILFGGSADATQLSTWQETYEHVQSCAGVFSFEEELKLISNLDLMLSMDSGNAHLAAMFGRKVVTIWGVTHPYAGFYPFGQPEEYALLADRSTYPLLPTSIYGNKYPEGYENVMQTITPEAVFDKILDVV
- a CDS encoding sensor histidine kinase translates to MFYINTNPKKAIAYSDESIQLFEKTNDSSYYDWANAHALRVDNATISNNFSNIIPHAFSAMKLYKYQKNDEKLNDFHSSLSVSYSLNGLYKPAKTLRDESILYNKKIKNYPTLVIDYLNAALDEKLQGNYTSQQEYLDKALANAALLNIDHYTFLCYHGYVVFASQQDKAALASTYFEKIKEIFPKFKNSVFHKILFLEVQAYHQYALKNYDAAEKFALEKLKLSESFNSKEILQEAHELLALIYTASGQTVKAKEQDYFVLKYLNDTKENSLKNQLVYYQTIYETEKRDLTIKNQQVNIALLDAENKVKNQWLFFGGLGLLAVFAFVWVIRSRNFARKKQKLQENFTQDILNTQEEERGRVAKELHDGVGQQLMLLTRRSKNYNDPMLENLAKDTLDTVRTISQGLHPIVLERLGFTAAVEDLVSTIDENSDIFFTSDIENIDTFITKDQALHLYRIIQETLHNTLKHANANTVFLTITKEKNTILIRIKDDGKGFEYSKKIASSKSLGMKSLLERTKIINAKLNIDSQLNRGTNTSIKVVL
- a CDS encoding choice-of-anchor Q domain-containing protein encodes the protein MKTNTPKKSISIKILLLLVLVGPLVQSQNIVPITNGMQQNEHVTIENATTISNGATSAYQTEMTEAVIYQATAASGSVLAIPISAPNKNDATRIGDVVTLDGTNRLLTNITVNLFHNPGDALQPVTLYVSIFDQCAATGVSGSPCTEGNNLLLEGSISYTPPASGAYTVDLNIDPTQANLYPVDDEITVMFQAVSNANVFVLGNVPVTVGADPFLGNGGITLCGPNITSSGCNLAVPDWNFNNMAFSLSAIGDTTPPTAICKDITVTLPNTGTPIISVPVSAINDGSFDNAGGDLSLFFGASGFTTDILLGCGSIGDNPVTLRVVDEAGNESTCTATITVEISPIEFNTGSCLPLTLIANCDAGILYTPPIVTATQICETVTVTQIGGPVGTSFLPIGSTVFSYRALSSSGEERFCSSIVTVVADNFDTVYVDAASTGTGDGASWTNAFTDLQPAIDLATSCANVTEIRVASGTYLPTEHPDGTTTSATDRNNAFHLDTDVIIKGSYNPSTNIQEYSNPSILSGDFNGNDIVTGAGASLTIANNSENAYHVFITTGLSNATVIDGLNIEGGNANSSSVSINYSGKSFFAGYGGGMYNDTSSPSLSNITFSGNSAVFSGGGMYNLLNSSLLTNTVFTFNSAQLGGGMYNDSSSPSIINGTFYGNFASANGGGMRNIVNTSPTIIENTVLYGNSTDIENSASGSVSGANNFSENFAQTGFTTLTTDPFTNSADPDGVDNLLGTVDDGLVPAAGSPLIDAGNSSVNTQTIDITGQARINESAIDVGAYERTPCAVFNSIIYVDAAVTGGMADGSSWANALTDLQPALDLAICANVTEIRVASGIYFPTEKPVGGSTTATNRDNAFHLDTNIILKGSYNPITDTQEYNNPSILSGDYSGNDVITGSGNTLTITGNDENVYSVFISVNLSNATIIDGFTIKGGNANLVQGYTYNSVLFFRNNGGGLQNRQSSPSLTNMVFTSNSALGGGGILNGNNASLSLTNTVFAFNTASFGGGISNSASLNITNATFYGNRATSSGGGIGNGSNPSSANLNNTVFYGNTTDIDNTSSGSILGANNFSEDFTGAGFTLLTADPFTNSADIDGVDNLLGTEDDGLVPAANSVLVDAGNSSLNTEVLDITGNLRIKNNTIDVGAYETKPCPSSNVMYVDASVTSGTQDGSSWANAFTDLQQAIDQAIICATITEIRVASGIYLPTEKPDGSATTATDRNNAFHLDSDVIIKGSYNPTTDTQEYNNPSILSGDFNGDDVIAGAGSNLSITNNTENAYHVMITTGLSNAALIDGFIFQRGFANGGSITYSGQNFSGNSGGGMSNVASSVTVTNTVFVGNRASFRGGGMYNESASPQLINAVFAFNLCPTGGALYNGGASPSITNSTFYGNRATSAGGGIRNALSASATLNNSVLYNNSTDIENVSGGTITGTNNFSEDFTDAGFTLLTTDPFTNSADIDGVDNLLGTEDDGLVPAANSVLIDAGNSSLNTEATDITGQIRIQDSAIDVGAYETDASTLDVTDFDVDISNLTLYPNPATRQITVVNDNNLALQKLEVYDITGRLVNTVHLKNTTNTISVDVSYLNAGTYFIKLTADEGTTTKKLIKK